A single genomic interval of Hevea brasiliensis isolate MT/VB/25A 57/8 chromosome 4, ASM3005281v1, whole genome shotgun sequence harbors:
- the LOC110661552 gene encoding myb-related protein 308, with the protein MGHQCCSKQKVKRGLWSPEEDEKLIKFITTHGHGSWSSVPKLAGLQRCGKSCRLRWINYLRPDLKRGSFTAQEEKTIIDIHRILGNRWAQIAKHLPGRTDNEVKNFWNSCIKKKLIAQGLDPNTHKLLSPNYKQNYNNTIACRPSADSHYQPTFSSSVFTVSSQMKDFSMDVKKTPFTPSIPSPDANYFCLHPLHISSTITTCCVHQNSNIQAFLDCASQSVTMGSNPISCSTSNPSGAGIIEEKCLWSGDIESTQTLRHEQMQVEQVVEIEKTNELNAGQNMDALFESSNFDFDFVECTQMPEMYYSVRPIDQLTWDSQALQ; encoded by the exons ATGGGCCATCAATGTTGCAGCAAGCAGAAAGTCAAGAGAGGGTTATGGTCTCCAGAAGAAGATGAGAAACTAATCAAATTTATTACCACTCATGGTCATGGTTCTTGGAGTTCTGTTCCAAAGCTAGCAG GGCTGCAAAGGTGTGGAAAGAGTTGCAGATTGAGATGGATAAACTACTTAAGACCAGATCTCAAAAGAGGCTCTTTTACTGCCCAAGAAGAGAAAACCATCATTGATATTCATAGAATTCTAGGCAATAGATGGGCTCAAATAGCTAAACATTTACCTGGTAGAACTGATAATGAGGTCAAGAACTTCTGGAATTCATGCATCAAGAAGAAGCTTATTGCACAAGGGTTAGATCCCAACACTCACAAACTCCTATCTCCTAATTATAAACAAAACTATAACAATACTATTGCATGCAGACCCTCCGCAGATTCTCATTACCAGCCCACCTTCTCTTCATCAGTTTTCACTGTAAGTTCACAAATGAAAGATTTTTCCATGGACGTGAAGAAAACTCCCTTTACCCCTTCTATTCCTTCTCCTGATGCTAATTATTTCTGTCTTCATCCATTGCATATTTCGTCAACCATAACAACCTGCTGTGTACACCAAAACTCTAATATACAAGCTTTCTTGGATTGTGCAAGCCAATCTGTAACAATGGGAAGTAACCCCATATCCTGTTCTACTTCAAATCCATCTGGTGCTGGGATCATAGAAGAGAAGTGCTTGTGGAGTGGTGACATAGAGTCTACTCAAACCTTAAGACATGAGCAAATGCAGGTAGAGCAAGTAGTTGAAATTGAGAAAACCAATGAGTTGAATGCTGGGCAGAACATGGATGCGTTGTTTGAAAGCTCTAACTTTGATTTTGATTTTGTGGAGTGTACACAAATGCCTGAGATGTATTATAGTGTGAGGCCTATAGATCAATTGACATGGGATTCACAGGCCTTGCAATAA